DNA sequence from the Amycolatopsis sp. Hca4 genome:
TCGCCGAGCAGGTTCACGGCGTGCTCGAGCACGGCGATCGCCGACCCCGGCGCGCCTTCGCCCAGCGCGCGCTGCGCGGCCTCGCGGTACAGGTCGGCGGCGGCCCAGCGGTCGCCGGCGCCCAGCCGCAGCGACGCGGCCAGGCTGCACAGCTCGCCCGGCAGGTCGGGGTGCAGCTCGACCACGGCGTCGGCCGCCTTGGCCGACAGCGCCACCCGCTCGGCCGGGTTGAGCAGGGTCAGCAGCGCCTCGGCGGTGAGCGGGTGCCGGAAGGCGTACCAGTCCTCGCCGCGTTCGTCCGCGGTGAGCAGCTGGGCGGCCACGGCGGACTGCAGGTGGCCGAACAGGCTGTGGTCGTCGAGCTCGCTCACCCGCTGCACCACCGAAAGCGGGAACCGGCGGCCGAGCACGGCGGCGATGGCGAGCAGCTGCTTGCCGCGTTCGCCGAGGCGGTCGGCGCGGCGGGTGATGATCGTGACCAGCGTCGAGGGCACGGCGCTGCGGCCGTGGCCGGTGAACCGCCAGCCCGCCGCGCCGTTCACCAGCTCGCCCGCGGCCACCATGCTGTGCAGCAGTTCCTCGACCACGAGGGGATTGCCGGCGCTGTCGGCGAACAGGCGCTCGGCGACGTCGGCGGACACCTGGTCCGGCTCGGCGCCGAGCGAGGACGCGACGACGTCCCGCACCTGCTCCGGGCCGAGGCTGTCCAGCGGCATCAGGAACCCCTCGCCGCGCCGGGCGGCGGCGTGGGCCGCCTCCAGCGCGGGCGAGGGCTCGGCGCGCAGGGTGGCCAGCACGACCACCGGCTGCGTGCGGACGTTGGCGGCCAGGTACTCCACCACGGCGAGGGTTTCCACGTCGGCGTCCTGCAGGTCGTCGACGACGAACAGGCAGCCGCGGCCCGCGCCGGCCAGGCCGGTGAGCCGCAGCGTGGCCTCGGCCAGCACCACCAGCGACGTCTCGCCCGCGGTGTCGGCGCCGGTGGCCCAGTCCGGGATCAGCCTGCCCAGCACCGACCGGTACGGCCCGAGCTGTTCGACCAGCTCGCGGCCGCCGGTGCGGGCCAGTGACAGGAGTGCTTCGGTGAGAGCGCGGAACGGCACGGCGGGGCCGGTGGTGCTGCCGCGGCCCCGCAGCACCACCAGACCCTCGTCCAGGGCGTGGCCGACCGCTTCGGCGGCGAGCCGGGTCTTGCCGATGCCGGGTTCCCCCGTGACGAACACGGCCGAGCCCGAAGAGCGGCGAGCGTCGTGCAACACCCGCCCGATCTCTTCGATCTCCGTTCCTCGGCCGACGAGAGCGGGGGCACGGGTGCGCATGCGCCAACCTTAGAGACCGGAGTCACGAATTCGGTGGTTTTCCGGTGGAGATTCCACTGTTCGGACGGCAAGATTGGCGTTGTTGTCACGCTTTGTGCCTTGATGAGCACGTCACGCGTGCGTGTGGTTGCTCACGACGGTGCTGATGTCCATCGTGACGACCGCGACGCTGGCCACGCCGAGGGTCAGTCCGGCGAGAATCCCCGCCCGCACACCGATCTTCGTTCTGGCGGCCGGGGTGGCTTCGCCCAGCGGGCTGTCGGTCTCCGCGCCGGCGGTGGTCGGGTCGAATTCGGCGGCGTTGGTGTCGTTGCGCATCTGCACTCCCGTGATGTGGTGTGTTTCGCGGTTATTTCCCAGCAGGGCCCGACGGTTCCAGCAGGAGAACCGAAGGAACCCGTTCGGCAAAACCGACCCGCAACAACCCGAAACCGATACCCCCGGTTCCGGTCAGCAGACCGGGACTTGCTACTCCGTGCGGAGTACCGCACTGGAGGCCGTGCCCTTCCACCGCGCCGACGAGGCGCGAAGTCGCCCTCCGCAAGGCGGAGACCGACGGTTCGTGGCCCTGCCCGGCGAGCACCACCAGCGCTTCGAGAGCGCCGAGCTCGCCGTGGCAGAGGGATTGGTCGGCCGACGGCGGCCGGGCGGCCACCGCGGCCGCGAAGGCGTCCGCCGCCGGCGCCGGGCTGCCGGACCGCGACCCGGCGAGGATCCGGCCGGCCAGGCCCGAGCACCAGCCCAGGTCGCCGTCCGCCGGTTCCGCCGGGAGCCCGCCGTCGCGGCCGAGGGCCCACTCGACGCCCGCCGCGCCCCACAGGAAGCCCGGGGCGGTGGGACGTGGCGTACCGGCGAGGCGCCGGGAGAGCGTGGCGGCCAGCGCGGCCGCTTCGGGCAGCCCGGTTTCCGCGTGCACGGCGTGCATCGCCGCGAGGGCGCCCGCGGTGCCTTCGCCGACGCCCGCCGGCGCGGCCGTGTCGGCGGCGGCGGTCGCGGCGATCGCGGCGGGCAGGCAGGCGGCGAGCGCGCGGTCGCCGAGGAGCGAAGCCAGCCGGGCGAGGGCGTAGCAGATCCCGCCGAGACCGAAGAACCCGCCGGACCCGACTTCGCGGGCCAGCTCGGGGTGTTCGGCGAGGACCTCGACCAGCACCGGCAGCGTGCGCACGGCCTTGGCGGCCAGCTCCGAGTACCGGGACGTGCCGGTCAGGTCGCCGAGCTGGGCGAGGAACAGCGCGGTGCCGCAGTAGCCCTCGGCGAGCCCGGCGCCCATCGGCAGCACCAGCCAGTGGCGGCCGTCGAGGAGCTCGAGGCCGACCCAGTTGGCCCGCACGTCGTCGTGGGCGGCGCGGGCGACGAGGTCGTCGCCGATGGCGGAGGCCAGCGCGAGCAGGTGCTGGCTGTCGGGCACGACGGCGGCGACCGCGCCGGGCAGCGGCGCGCCGGCGCCGTGGCGGACCTCCGGGCGGCGGGTGGCCAGCGTGGCCTCCACGAACCACTCCTGCTCGCGCAGGTCTTCGGCGCACAGCTGGGCGATCTTCGCGCGGGCCTGGTCGAGGCCGCTGGCGGCCAGCAGGCCGGGCAGCAGCGCGCCGGTGCCGGTGGTGACGTCGACCGACCCCGCGGCGGCGGTGAACACCGGCACGTCGCCGTCGCACAGCTCGGTGACCTCGTGCGGCACGAGGGCGGGCAGGTGGGCCTTGCCGTGGTCGTCGCCGAGCGAGGCGAACGCCGCCTGCCGGTCGGCGCCCGCGGCCAGGTGCGCCGGGTGCGTCGAGCCGGTCAGCAGCGTGACGTAGACCTGCGTCGGCCGCATGACCAGCCGGATCTCCTCCCCGGCGAACGCGTCCAGGACGCCACCGAGCAGCTCGGCGCGGCGGTCGACGAGTGACTCGTAGGCGGCGCGGAAGCCGCTCAGCAGGCTCTGCCGGTACATCCCGGCGTCGACCTCGGCCCCGGCGAGCACCGGGCGGTTCGCGCCGCCGGCGTAGGGGAGCGGCCCGCGGGCCAGACGCATGTCGTCGGTCCCGGCGCCGGTCCAGTGCGGCACCTCGCCGGGGGTCTGCTCGCCGTTGCCGCCGCCGAAGGCCGACACGTCGAGCGCGCCGTGCTCGCCGAGCATCAGCGTGGGCAGCAGAGCGGTGCGCGCCACCGAGCGGTGCAGCGCGGCGGCGGCCGGGTCGGGCCCGTTGCGGGTCAGCGCGGTGAACGCGGGGTGGAACAGCGTCTCGACGTCCACCAGCATCGGCTGGTCGCCGCAGGCGATGAGGTTCTCGCAGTGCATGTCGGTGGCGTCGAGCGCGTAGAGCAGGGCGAGCAGCGCGCCCTGACGGCGGTAGAACAGCTCGACGCCGGCGTGGTCGGCGCACGGCCGCGCGGGCACGTACTCGGCCCAGCCGTAGCCGTCGCGGGCCAGCACGCCCACCGGGCGCGGCGCGAGGCCGGGCCGTTCCTCGGCGAACCACCGCAGCAGCTCGCCCCACCGGACGAGCAGCCCGAGCGGCCGCGGCTTGTAGACGAGCCGTCGCCCGTCGGCGAAGCCGAGCACGGCCACCGCGCGGCCGCCGGAGTGCACGTCACCGGCGCCGAGGGTGAGCTCGGTCAGCTCGGCGGCGCTGCCCGCGAGCAGCCCTTCGCGCAGGACGTCCCGGTCGGCGGCGAACCGGGTGAGCAGTTCGGCGACGGCGTCGGCGGTGCGCAGGCAGGTCTGGGCGAGCAGCCGGGCCAGCACGGGGTGGCGGCCGAGCACCTCGGTGAGGTACCCGCGGCCGCCGAGCAGGCGCAGGAAGTCGACGAAGCGGTCGCGCCCGGTGGTGCCGCGCAGCAGGCCTGCCTTCTTCGCGGCGTGCAGTTCGAGCACGAAGGTGCGGGCGGCGAGGGCGGTCAGCTGCCCGCAGAGCCAGTTCCCGACCCCGGTCCAGACGGCCTCCGCGGCGGGCACCCGCCGGACCAGCAGCTCCCGGGTGGCGACGGCGAAGGGCAGGACGGCGTGCCGGAAGACGTCGTCGCCCTCGGCGTCGACCGGAGCGGGCCAGTCGCCTTCGGCGGGCAGGGCAGCCAGCACGTCGTCGGCGAGCAGCGCCCAGGCGGGCCGGTCGCCGCCGGTCTCGCCGGGGAGGCGAGCGGCGGTCCACCAGGCCGGTGCCTCGTGGGGGGCCTGCTCGGGGCGCTCTACTGTCTGGCTCACGCCGAGAACATTCGCACTCCGGGAGATGCGGGTACATGGGTACTCGCTACCCAGATTGGCGGCCCCCATCCCGTGCCCCGCCCGGCCACGGCGGCCCGGCGGGTGGCGGCGCGCCGAGTCCGGCCAGGTCACGCCGGTGAAAGCCGCTGATCGGCACGGTCGTGGCGACGGCCGCGAGGTGGTCGCCGGGGAGGGGGAGAGGCCGCAAGTGCACCGGCTCGCGCGGCCAGCCGGGCGCGTCCGAACGGGCGAGCGGCCCGCGGACAT
Encoded proteins:
- a CDS encoding type 2 lanthipeptide synthetase LanM family protein, which codes for MSQTVERPEQAPHEAPAWWTAARLPGETGGDRPAWALLADDVLAALPAEGDWPAPVDAEGDDVFRHAVLPFAVATRELLVRRVPAAEAVWTGVGNWLCGQLTALAARTFVLELHAAKKAGLLRGTTGRDRFVDFLRLLGGRGYLTEVLGRHPVLARLLAQTCLRTADAVAELLTRFAADRDVLREGLLAGSAAELTELTLGAGDVHSGGRAVAVLGFADGRRLVYKPRPLGLLVRWGELLRWFAEERPGLAPRPVGVLARDGYGWAEYVPARPCADHAGVELFYRRQGALLALLYALDATDMHCENLIACGDQPMLVDVETLFHPAFTALTRNGPDPAAAALHRSVARTALLPTLMLGEHGALDVSAFGGGNGEQTPGEVPHWTGAGTDDMRLARGPLPYAGGANRPVLAGAEVDAGMYRQSLLSGFRAAYESLVDRRAELLGGVLDAFAGEEIRLVMRPTQVYVTLLTGSTHPAHLAAGADRQAAFASLGDDHGKAHLPALVPHEVTELCDGDVPVFTAAAGSVDVTTGTGALLPGLLAASGLDQARAKIAQLCAEDLREQEWFVEATLATRRPEVRHGAGAPLPGAVAAVVPDSQHLLALASAIGDDLVARAAHDDVRANWVGLELLDGRHWLVLPMGAGLAEGYCGTALFLAQLGDLTGTSRYSELAAKAVRTLPVLVEVLAEHPELAREVGSGGFFGLGGICYALARLASLLGDRALAACLPAAIAATAAADTAAPAGVGEGTAGALAAMHAVHAETGLPEAAALAATLSRRLAGTPRPTAPGFLWGAAGVEWALGRDGGLPAEPADGDLGWCSGLAGRILAGSRSGSPAPAADAFAAAVAARPPSADQSLCHGELGALEALVVLAGQGHEPSVSALRRATSRLVGAVEGHGLQCGTPHGVASPGLLTGTGGIGFGLLRVGFAERVPSVLLLEPSGPAGK